TAGGATTTTGTCCCGGGCGGAGAATAATATTGCTGTCATTCAGAGTAACCTCAACCCCTGGCCCGCTCAAATCGGAAACACCTGCTTCCGCTTTGGCTTTCTCCAGTTCATCCTTCAGATCCGGGCTCTGGGGAGTAGCGCTATCCAGCTCGGCACGCAAGGTGTTAACCTGGGTCTGAAGCGCTTCGTGATCATTCTTCATCTGGCTTACCTCGGTCGACAGTTCCTGCACTCTCTGCACCGATTCAATACGTTGGATTTCTTTAGTAAAGCGAAACTGGAAAGCTAGCATTAATCCCAGAACCAGACCTATTACCGCAAACATCCACTGATAGTATTTCAATTTCACCACCCCTCCTTAAAACCAGGGTATTTCAAAAATGAGTATTCAGGAGTCAGTAGTCAGTAGTCAGAATAAAAGAAAATTTATCGTCTTAAAAATATTCTGCCCTGAATATAATTCGTTACCATTATCGTCCATCTGATGGTAAAGCGAAGCCATGGGAGTCTGACTACTAATTTCTGGATTCTGAATCCTAAAAAAGAATGGTTTATCATCTTGAAATATTCTGAATTCTGACTCCTGACTCCTGAATACCTGAATAGTCACAATTGGTTTATCTATGTTTGCTAATACTTTACCACAGGTTTTCCCACACTCGTGAGGTCTATATATTTAACCTTAGCCCCCTGTTTTTGCATTTCCTGTAAAATCCGTGCCAATACTACTCCTTTTTCC
Above is a window of Pelotomaculum isophthalicicum JI DNA encoding:
- a CDS encoding DUF881 domain-containing protein; this translates as MKLKYYQWMFAVIGLVLGLMLAFQFRFTKEIQRIESVQRVQELSTEVSQMKNDHEALQTQVNTLRAELDSATPQSPDLKDELEKAKAEAGVSDLSGPGVEVTLNDSNIILRPGQNPNLYVLHDEDLLKVLNEINAAGAEAVSINGQRLLATTEVRCTGPTIVLNKSKRLAPPYVITAIGNPDTLENSLKMKGGVAEDLQVWGIQVSVKKLAQVTVPAYSGGIKFEYAKAAG